A single region of the Chryseobacterium culicis genome encodes:
- a CDS encoding lysozyme, protein MKTSQKGINLIVSFEGFSAKPYLDSAGIPTIGYGNTYYPGGNKVTMKDPEITKEKGAELFAAVLPTYEKIVNSKVKVPLTQNQFDALVSHTYNTGGSDTLFFLINKKAADSEIEDWFTKRYITAGGKVLNGLIRRRKGEADLFFAK, encoded by the coding sequence ATGAAAACATCACAAAAAGGAATCAATCTGATTGTATCATTTGAAGGCTTCAGCGCTAAGCCTTATCTGGATTCTGCCGGAATTCCCACAATAGGATATGGTAACACTTACTATCCGGGAGGAAATAAAGTAACCATGAAAGATCCTGAAATCACAAAAGAAAAAGGCGCTGAATTATTTGCTGCAGTCTTACCAACTTATGAAAAAATTGTGAATTCAAAAGTAAAAGTACCTTTAACACAGAATCAGTTCGATGCTCTCGTATCGCACACTTACAATACCGGAGGATCTGACACTTTGTTTTTTTTGATTAATAAAAAAGCAGCGGATTCTGAAATTGAAGATTGGTTTACAAAACGATATATTACTGCTGGAGGGAAAGTTTTAAACGGGCTGATCAGGAGAAGAAAGGGGGAGGCTGATTTGTTTTTTGCGAAATAG
- a CDS encoding toll/interleukin-1 receptor domain-containing protein, protein MEVRKDFISVEPEVHKAFLLSDRLREIDSDWVHDKVNEDMSSIYQYDAEYYSKIDLLYSYGRSMARGLSYDLLSINNAAEYGTLYSWIHTMEEKYNGDKEFYEKIIDDALFAESKTRHFNCVSQMIQSLKEQIKILDSVLILIAILKTKDLYLLEEKVINKTNSQVTETTNTIETMEYDVFISHASEDKEKFVDEFCKDLDKEKIPYWYDSKEIDWGDSLIRKINQGLATSKFAIIVLSKNFIKKKWTNAELEAVLNIETNTGQVRVLPLMLGDSNEITEVLKEYPLLGSKKYLKAIEGNDSIIENLKKLLNK, encoded by the coding sequence ATGGAGGTTAGAAAAGACTTTATATCTGTAGAGCCAGAGGTGCATAAGGCATTTTTACTTTCAGATAGACTAAGAGAGATAGATAGTGATTGGGTTCATGATAAAGTAAATGAGGATATGAGTAGTATATACCAATATGACGCTGAATATTATTCCAAAATAGATTTGCTGTATTCTTATGGAAGATCTATGGCTAGGGGTTTATCTTATGATTTATTATCTATAAATAACGCTGCTGAATATGGAACATTGTATTCATGGATTCATACTATGGAAGAAAAATACAATGGTGATAAAGAATTTTATGAGAAGATTATAGATGACGCTTTATTTGCTGAATCAAAAACGAGACATTTCAACTGCGTTTCACAGATGATTCAAAGCTTGAAAGAACAAATTAAAATTTTAGATAGTGTATTAATTCTTATTGCAATACTTAAAACTAAAGATCTTTATCTTTTAGAAGAAAAAGTAATTAACAAAACGAATTCTCAGGTAACCGAAACAACAAATACAATTGAAACAATGGAATACGATGTTTTCATAAGCCATGCGTCAGAAGATAAAGAAAAATTTGTAGATGAATTCTGTAAAGATTTAGATAAAGAAAAAATACCTTATTGGTATGATAGCAAAGAAATAGATTGGGGTGATAGTCTTATTAGGAAAATAAATCAGGGACTTGCAACTTCAAAATTTGCCATAATAGTTTTATCAAAAAATTTCATTAAGAAGAAATGGACAAATGCAGAATTAGAAGCAGTGTTAAATATTGAGACAAATACAGGACAGGTAAGAGTGTTACCACTTATGCTAGGTGATTCAAATGAAATAACTGAAGTACTAAAGGAATATCCATTACTTGGAAGTAAAAAATATTTAAAGGCCATCGAAGGGAATGATTCCATAATTGAAAATCTTAAAAAATTGCTTAACAAATAA
- a CDS encoding alpha/beta fold hydrolase, protein MQQKPEKHLSTRKRSKSLVSKTLLVFTFLILSIKMNAQSTITTSIMREEYIEVEKNVKLHITDLGNGPAVILIHGLPLNDAMFEYQYQELAEKGYRVIGITLRGFGKSSKPFGNYNYDVFADDIEEVIKKLNLQQVTLGGFSMGGAVAIHYVAKYGNKHVSKLALFGAAAPIWTQREDYPYGLRIEDLNGLIALSKTNRPLLLQNIGKIFGATETSISPELTNWLFAINMEASPYATTQGLIALRDTDLRNELSKIQIPTVIFHGVQDKIAEFALAEQMHKGIKNSRLVRFENSGHGLFIEELQKFNTELIAFLQQ, encoded by the coding sequence ATGCAGCAAAAACCGGAGAAACATTTATCTACAAGAAAACGTAGTAAATCATTAGTATCCAAAACATTATTAGTATTTACATTTTTAATTTTATCCATCAAAATGAATGCACAAAGTACAATCACAACTTCAATAATGAGAGAAGAATACATAGAAGTTGAAAAGAACGTAAAATTACACATTACAGATTTAGGGAATGGTCCTGCAGTAATTTTAATCCATGGCCTTCCACTGAATGATGCCATGTTTGAATATCAGTATCAGGAATTGGCTGAAAAGGGATACAGAGTTATAGGAATTACCCTTCGAGGATTCGGAAAATCAAGCAAACCTTTCGGAAATTACAATTATGATGTATTTGCCGATGATATTGAGGAGGTTATTAAAAAGCTGAATCTGCAACAAGTTACCTTAGGTGGTTTTTCAATGGGAGGAGCAGTTGCCATCCATTATGTTGCAAAGTATGGAAACAAACATGTCAGCAAGCTTGCTTTGTTTGGAGCTGCTGCCCCAATATGGACGCAGAGAGAAGATTATCCTTACGGACTTCGTATAGAAGATCTTAATGGACTTATTGCTTTAAGCAAAACCAACAGACCTTTGCTTTTACAAAACATCGGTAAAATTTTTGGAGCCACTGAAACTTCAATTTCACCGGAATTAACCAATTGGCTGTTTGCTATCAATATGGAAGCTTCTCCTTATGCAACAACTCAGGGATTAATTGCTCTTCGGGATACAGATTTGAGAAACGAATTGAGTAAAATCCAAATTCCTACAGTTATTTTTCATGGAGTACAGGATAAAATTGCAGAGTTTGCTCTTGCAGAACAGATGCATAAGGGAATAAAAAATTCCAGATTAGTACGATTTGAAAATAGTGGCCACGGGCTCTTTATAGAAGAACTTCAGAAATTCAATACTGAATTGATCGCGTTTTTACAACAGTAA
- a CDS encoding helix-turn-helix transcriptional regulator: MAFKHFSDKIGFMQINMGAHIDETLSLLEGYMKILFLKRGNVLIDFSNYHITSDTLFFVNHSQIFELKDDGELEGILLYYSRDFYCVEINDSEVACHGILYNNVYEIPSIELNEEESLSIQSIFNNIQFESENVDAANEEMLQLLLKQLIIKGTRIWKIKHNLNDNGNNQELDFVRKFSQLVEQNFKTSHHISDYADFLFVTPKNLNKKITQFGYLSPKQIVMERIILEAKRLLAHSVLTVKEIGYELGYEDDAYFVRIFTKHCGQSPLQFRKQYIALR; this comes from the coding sequence ATGGCTTTTAAGCATTTTTCAGACAAGATTGGGTTTATGCAGATCAACATGGGAGCTCATATTGATGAGACTCTTTCATTGCTTGAAGGATATATGAAAATCCTTTTTCTGAAAAGGGGAAATGTACTGATTGATTTCAGCAACTATCACATTACTTCTGATACGCTGTTTTTTGTTAATCACTCTCAGATTTTTGAATTGAAAGATGATGGAGAACTGGAAGGGATTTTACTCTATTACAGCCGGGATTTTTACTGTGTTGAGATCAATGATTCTGAGGTAGCCTGCCATGGTATTTTATATAACAATGTTTATGAAATTCCTTCTATTGAATTAAACGAAGAGGAATCGTTGTCTATACAGAGTATTTTCAATAATATTCAGTTTGAAAGTGAAAATGTGGATGCAGCCAATGAGGAAATGCTTCAGCTTCTGCTCAAGCAACTGATTATAAAAGGAACCCGAATCTGGAAAATAAAGCATAACCTTAATGATAACGGTAATAATCAGGAACTGGATTTTGTACGCAAATTCAGTCAGCTGGTTGAGCAAAATTTCAAAACTTCGCACCATATTTCTGACTACGCAGATTTTCTTTTTGTGACTCCTAAAAATCTGAATAAAAAAATCACTCAGTTCGGATACCTGTCACCCAAACAGATCGTCATGGAACGTATTATTCTTGAAGCTAAAAGGCTTTTAGCTCATTCTGTTCTAACGGTAAAAGAAATTGGCTATGAACTGGGCTACGAAGATGATGCTTACTTTGTCCGTATATTTACGAAACACTGCGGACAATCTCCTTTGCAATTCCGTAAACAATATATAGCATTACGATAA
- a CDS encoding alpha/beta hydrolase: MKYSFSILFAVPLFITSCTVQKKNNQSHDYKVKLDTLTFLDQSRNRKIPVAFYYPKTDKKILNPQVIIFNHGYGLNKGGDYLVYSYLMEKLASKGYFTVSIQHELATDSLLPTEGNLQMVRRPFWQNGSDNILFVLNELKKTKPELDYKHLTLIGHSNGGDMVALFGNQHPNLVYKLITMDNRRMFLPRTSVPKIYSLRSNDYPADEGVLPNETEQKKYSITVQPTSINHGHMDNKGSDEEKKILNDFVLKYLSEQ, encoded by the coding sequence ATGAAGTATTCCTTTTCTATTCTTTTTGCCGTTCCTCTTTTTATAACCAGCTGTACTGTACAAAAGAAAAATAATCAAAGTCATGATTACAAAGTGAAACTGGATACTTTGACCTTTTTGGATCAGAGCAGAAACCGCAAGATCCCTGTTGCTTTTTATTATCCAAAAACAGATAAGAAAATTCTCAACCCACAGGTTATTATTTTCAATCATGGATATGGTCTCAATAAAGGCGGAGATTACCTTGTGTACTCTTATTTAATGGAAAAACTGGCTTCAAAAGGCTATTTCACAGTAAGCATTCAACATGAACTGGCTACAGACAGCCTGCTCCCTACAGAAGGAAATTTACAAATGGTGAGAAGACCTTTCTGGCAAAATGGTTCGGATAACATTCTGTTTGTACTCAATGAACTTAAAAAGACAAAACCGGAACTTGATTATAAACATCTGACCTTAATAGGACATTCCAATGGCGGTGATATGGTAGCGCTATTCGGTAATCAGCATCCTAATCTGGTGTATAAACTGATCACAATGGATAACCGGAGAATGTTTCTTCCGAGAACTTCAGTTCCTAAAATTTATTCTTTACGCTCCAACGATTATCCGGCTGATGAAGGTGTGCTTCCCAATGAAACAGAACAAAAAAAATATTCTATAACAGTACAGCCCACTTCGATCAATCATGGTCATATGGACAATAAAGGCAGTGATGAAGAGAAAAAAATCTTAAATGATTTTGTTTTAAAATATCTTTCTGAACAATAG